A window of Anas acuta chromosome 8, bAnaAcu1.1, whole genome shotgun sequence contains these coding sequences:
- the FUBP1 gene encoding far upstream element-binding protein 1 isoform X7, which translates to MADYSTVPPPAAGAPGGGGGGGGGVNDAFKDALQRARQIAAKIGGDAGTSMNSNDYGYGGQKRPLEDGDGSWTSPSSTTHWEGMPSPFKDQPDAKKVAPQNDSFGNQLPPMHQQQRSVMTEEYKVPDGMVGFIIGRGGEQISRIQQESGCKIQIAPDSGGLPERSCMLTGTPESVQSAKRLLDQIVEKGRPAPGFHHGDGPGNAVQEIMIPASKAGLVIGKGGETIKQLQERAGVKMVMIQDGPQNTGADKPLRITGDPYKVQQAKEMVLELIRDQGGFREVRNEYGSRIGGNEGIDVPIPRFAVGIVIGRNGEMIKKIQNDAGVRIQFKPDDGTTPDRIAQITGPPDRCQHAAEIITDLLRSVQAGNPGGPGPGGRGRGRGQGNWNMGPPGGLQEFNFIVPTGKTGLIIGKGGETIKSISQQSGARIELQRNPPPNADPNMKMFTIRGTPQQIDYARQLIEEKIGGPVNPLGPPVPHGPHGVVPGPHGPPGPPGPGAPMGPYNPAPYNPGPPGPAPHGPPAPYAPQGWGNAYPHWQPPNPPDPGKPGTDPNSAAWAAYYAHYYQQQAQPPPAAPPGGPATTQTNGQGRDQPNPAPAGQVDYTKAWEEYYKKMGQAVPAPAGAPPGGQPDYSAAWAEYYRQQAAYYAQTSPQGMPQHPPAPQGQ; encoded by the exons ATGGCGGACTACTCCACCGTGCCCCCTCCTGCTGCGGGCGCGcccgggggaggcggcggcggaggtGGAGGAGTGAACGATGCCTTTAAAGACGCGCTGCAGAGGGCTAGGCAG ATTGCAGCAAAAATTGGAGGAGATGCTGGTACATCAATGAATTCAAATGACTACGGTTATGGAGGACAAAAAAGACCTCTTGAGGATGGAG ATGGCTCTTGGACAAGTCCGAGCAGTACAACACACTGGGAGGGAATGCCCTCTCCTTTTAAAG ATCAACCAGATGCTAAGAAAGTTGCTCCTCAGAATGACt cttTTGGAAATCAGCTACCACCAATGCATCAACAACAACG ATCTGTGATGACAGAGGAATACAAAGTTCCAGATGGGATGGTTGGATTCA taaTTGGCAGAGGTGGAGAGCAGATCTCACGCATACAGCAAGAATCTGGATGTAAAATACAGATTGCACCTG ATAGTGGGGGCCTGCCTGAAAGATCTTGTATGCTAACTGGAACACCAGAATCTGTTCA ATCAGCAAAAAGATTACTTGATCAGATAGTTGAAAAGGGAAGACCTGCACCTGGCTTTCATCATGGTGATGGACCTGGAAATGCAGTCCAAGAAATTATGATTCCAGCAAGTAAAGCAGGATTAGTTATTGGTAAAGGTGGAGAGACGATTAAACAATTACAG GAGCGAGCAGGTGTCAAAATGGTCATGATTCAAGATGGTCCACAGAACACTGGTGCAGACAAGCCCCTTAGGATAACTGGAGACCCTTATAAAGTTCAA CAAGCCAAGGAAATGGTGCTGGAGTTAATTCGTGATCAAGGTGGCTTTAGAGAGGTGCGCAACGAATATGGGTCAAGAATAGGAGGAAATGAAGGGATAGAC GTTCCAATACCACGATTTGCTGTAGGTATTGTAATTGGAAGAAATGGggagatgataaaaaaaatacagaatgatgCCGGTGTTAGAATCCAATTTAAGCCAG ATGATGGAACAACTCCAGATAGAATAGCCCAAATCACAGGGCCTCCTGACAGATGTCAACATGCTGCAGAAATTATTACAGATCTCCTTCGAAGTGTTCAG gctGGCAACCCTGGTGGACCAGGACCTGGTGGTCGAGGAAGGGGTAGAGGTCAAGGCAACTGGAACATGGGGCCTCCTGGTGGATTACAGGAATTCAATTTTATTGTTCCCACTGGCAAAACTGGATTAATCATTGGCAAAG GGGGTGAAACTATCAAAAGCATAAGCCAGCAGTCTGGTGCTAGAATAGAACTTCAAAGAAATCCTCCACCTAATGCGGATCCAAACATGAAGATGTTTACTATCCGTGGAACACCCCAGCAAATAGATTATGCACGGCAACTTATAGAAGAAAAGATTGGA GGTCCTGTAAATCCATTGGGTCCACCTGTTCCTCATGGACCCCATGGTGTTGTTCCTGGCCCACATGGACCTCCTGGGCCACCAGGTCCTGGTGCTCCCATGGGACCATATAACCCAGCTCCTTATAATCCAGGGCCTCCTGGCCCTGCACCTCA TGGTCCTCCAGCTCCATATGCTCCGCAAGGATGGGGAAATGCTTATCCACACTGGCAGCCACCAAATCCGCCAGATCCAG GCAAGCCAGGAACAGATCCCAATTCAGCAGCATGGGCAGCTTATTATGCTCACTACTATCAGCAGCAAGCACAgccaccacctgcagcccctcctggTGGACCAGCTACAACCCAAACTAATGGGCAAGGTA GAGATCAACCAAATCCGGCACCAGCAGGACAGGTTGACTATACAAAGGCATGGGAGGAGTACTACAAAAAAATGG GTCAAGCAGTTCCTGCGCCTGCTGGAGCTCCGCCAGGTGGTCAGCCAGATTACAGTGCGGCATGGGCTGAGTACTACAGACAACAGGCAGCATATTACGCCCAGACAAGTCCACAGGGAATGCCACAACATCCTCCAGCACCACAG GGCCAATAA
- the FUBP1 gene encoding far upstream element-binding protein 1 isoform X5, which produces MADYSTVPPPAAGAPGGGGGGGGGVNDAFKDALQRARQIAAKIGGDAGTSMNSNDYGYGGQKRPLEDGDGSWTSPSSTTHWEGMPSPFKDQPDAKKVAPQNDSFGNQLPPMHQQQRSVMTEEYKVPDGMVGFIIGRGGEQISRIQQESGCKIQIAPDSGGLPERSCMLTGTPESVQSAKRLLDQIVEKGRPAPGFHHGDGPGNAVQEIMIPASKAGLVIGKGGETIKQLQERAGVKMVMIQDGPQNTGADKPLRITGDPYKVQQAKEMVLELIRDQGGFREVRNEYGSRIGGNEGIDVPIPRFAVGIVIGRNGEMIKKIQNDAGVRIQFKPDDGTTPDRIAQITGPPDRCQHAAEIITDLLRSVQAGNPGGPGPGGRGRGRGQGNWNMGPPGGLQEFNFIVPTGKTGLIIGKGGETIKSISQQSGARIELQRNPPPNADPNMKMFTIRGTPQQIDYARQLIEEKIGGPVNPLGPPVPHGPHGVVPGPHGPPGPPGPGAPMGPYNPAPYNPGPPGPAPHGPPAPYAPQGWGNAYPHWQPPNPPDPGKPGTDPNSAAWAAYYAHYYQQQAQPPPAAPPGGPATTQTNGQGRDQPNPAPAGQVDYTKAWEEYYKKMGQAVPAPAGAPPGGQPDYSAAWAEYYRQQAAYYAQTSPQGMPQHPPAPQTFNHH; this is translated from the exons ATGGCGGACTACTCCACCGTGCCCCCTCCTGCTGCGGGCGCGcccgggggaggcggcggcggaggtGGAGGAGTGAACGATGCCTTTAAAGACGCGCTGCAGAGGGCTAGGCAG ATTGCAGCAAAAATTGGAGGAGATGCTGGTACATCAATGAATTCAAATGACTACGGTTATGGAGGACAAAAAAGACCTCTTGAGGATGGAG ATGGCTCTTGGACAAGTCCGAGCAGTACAACACACTGGGAGGGAATGCCCTCTCCTTTTAAAG ATCAACCAGATGCTAAGAAAGTTGCTCCTCAGAATGACt cttTTGGAAATCAGCTACCACCAATGCATCAACAACAACG ATCTGTGATGACAGAGGAATACAAAGTTCCAGATGGGATGGTTGGATTCA taaTTGGCAGAGGTGGAGAGCAGATCTCACGCATACAGCAAGAATCTGGATGTAAAATACAGATTGCACCTG ATAGTGGGGGCCTGCCTGAAAGATCTTGTATGCTAACTGGAACACCAGAATCTGTTCA ATCAGCAAAAAGATTACTTGATCAGATAGTTGAAAAGGGAAGACCTGCACCTGGCTTTCATCATGGTGATGGACCTGGAAATGCAGTCCAAGAAATTATGATTCCAGCAAGTAAAGCAGGATTAGTTATTGGTAAAGGTGGAGAGACGATTAAACAATTACAG GAGCGAGCAGGTGTCAAAATGGTCATGATTCAAGATGGTCCACAGAACACTGGTGCAGACAAGCCCCTTAGGATAACTGGAGACCCTTATAAAGTTCAA CAAGCCAAGGAAATGGTGCTGGAGTTAATTCGTGATCAAGGTGGCTTTAGAGAGGTGCGCAACGAATATGGGTCAAGAATAGGAGGAAATGAAGGGATAGAC GTTCCAATACCACGATTTGCTGTAGGTATTGTAATTGGAAGAAATGGggagatgataaaaaaaatacagaatgatgCCGGTGTTAGAATCCAATTTAAGCCAG ATGATGGAACAACTCCAGATAGAATAGCCCAAATCACAGGGCCTCCTGACAGATGTCAACATGCTGCAGAAATTATTACAGATCTCCTTCGAAGTGTTCAG gctGGCAACCCTGGTGGACCAGGACCTGGTGGTCGAGGAAGGGGTAGAGGTCAAGGCAACTGGAACATGGGGCCTCCTGGTGGATTACAGGAATTCAATTTTATTGTTCCCACTGGCAAAACTGGATTAATCATTGGCAAAG GGGGTGAAACTATCAAAAGCATAAGCCAGCAGTCTGGTGCTAGAATAGAACTTCAAAGAAATCCTCCACCTAATGCGGATCCAAACATGAAGATGTTTACTATCCGTGGAACACCCCAGCAAATAGATTATGCACGGCAACTTATAGAAGAAAAGATTGGA GGTCCTGTAAATCCATTGGGTCCACCTGTTCCTCATGGACCCCATGGTGTTGTTCCTGGCCCACATGGACCTCCTGGGCCACCAGGTCCTGGTGCTCCCATGGGACCATATAACCCAGCTCCTTATAATCCAGGGCCTCCTGGCCCTGCACCTCA TGGTCCTCCAGCTCCATATGCTCCGCAAGGATGGGGAAATGCTTATCCACACTGGCAGCCACCAAATCCGCCAGATCCAG GCAAGCCAGGAACAGATCCCAATTCAGCAGCATGGGCAGCTTATTATGCTCACTACTATCAGCAGCAAGCACAgccaccacctgcagcccctcctggTGGACCAGCTACAACCCAAACTAATGGGCAAGGTA GAGATCAACCAAATCCGGCACCAGCAGGACAGGTTGACTATACAAAGGCATGGGAGGAGTACTACAAAAAAATGG GTCAAGCAGTTCCTGCGCCTGCTGGAGCTCCGCCAGGTGGTCAGCCAGATTACAGTGCGGCATGGGCTGAGTACTACAGACAACAGGCAGCATATTACGCCCAGACAAGTCCACAGGGAATGCCACAACATCCTCCAGCACCACAG
- the FUBP1 gene encoding far upstream element-binding protein 1 isoform X13: protein MADYSTVPPPAAGAPGGGGGGGGGVNDAFKDALQRARQIAAKIGGDAGTSMNSNDYGYGGQKRPLEDGDGSWTSPSSTTHWEGMPSPFKDQPDAKKVAPQNDSFGNQLPPMHQQQRSVMTEEYKVPDGMVGFIIGRGGEQISRIQQESGCKIQIAPDSGGLPERSCMLTGTPESVQSAKRLLDQIVEKGRPAPGFHHGDGPGNAVQEIMIPASKAGLVIGKGGETIKQLQERAGVKMVMIQDGPQNTGADKPLRITGDPYKVQQAKEMVLELIRDQGGFREVRNEYGSRIGGNEGIDVPIPRFAVGIVIGRNGEMIKKIQNDAGVRIQFKPDDGTTPDRIAQITGPPDRCQHAAEIITDLLRSVQAGNPGGPGPGGRGRGRGQGNWNMGPPGGLQEFNFIVPTGKTGLIIGKGGETIKSISQQSGARIELQRNPPPNADPNMKMFTIRGTPQQIDYARQLIEEKIGGPVNPLGPPVPHGPHGVVPGPHGPPGPPGPGAPMGPYNPAPYNPGPPGPAPHGPPAPYAPQGWGNAYPHWQPPNPPDPVSLILTLPSMLYYVFLVFVHVYEIAPQNMVHRSAQSFLTIKTSVELLQVKWIGLCVLRLCL from the exons ATGGCGGACTACTCCACCGTGCCCCCTCCTGCTGCGGGCGCGcccgggggaggcggcggcggaggtGGAGGAGTGAACGATGCCTTTAAAGACGCGCTGCAGAGGGCTAGGCAG ATTGCAGCAAAAATTGGAGGAGATGCTGGTACATCAATGAATTCAAATGACTACGGTTATGGAGGACAAAAAAGACCTCTTGAGGATGGAG ATGGCTCTTGGACAAGTCCGAGCAGTACAACACACTGGGAGGGAATGCCCTCTCCTTTTAAAG ATCAACCAGATGCTAAGAAAGTTGCTCCTCAGAATGACt cttTTGGAAATCAGCTACCACCAATGCATCAACAACAACG ATCTGTGATGACAGAGGAATACAAAGTTCCAGATGGGATGGTTGGATTCA taaTTGGCAGAGGTGGAGAGCAGATCTCACGCATACAGCAAGAATCTGGATGTAAAATACAGATTGCACCTG ATAGTGGGGGCCTGCCTGAAAGATCTTGTATGCTAACTGGAACACCAGAATCTGTTCA ATCAGCAAAAAGATTACTTGATCAGATAGTTGAAAAGGGAAGACCTGCACCTGGCTTTCATCATGGTGATGGACCTGGAAATGCAGTCCAAGAAATTATGATTCCAGCAAGTAAAGCAGGATTAGTTATTGGTAAAGGTGGAGAGACGATTAAACAATTACAG GAGCGAGCAGGTGTCAAAATGGTCATGATTCAAGATGGTCCACAGAACACTGGTGCAGACAAGCCCCTTAGGATAACTGGAGACCCTTATAAAGTTCAA CAAGCCAAGGAAATGGTGCTGGAGTTAATTCGTGATCAAGGTGGCTTTAGAGAGGTGCGCAACGAATATGGGTCAAGAATAGGAGGAAATGAAGGGATAGAC GTTCCAATACCACGATTTGCTGTAGGTATTGTAATTGGAAGAAATGGggagatgataaaaaaaatacagaatgatgCCGGTGTTAGAATCCAATTTAAGCCAG ATGATGGAACAACTCCAGATAGAATAGCCCAAATCACAGGGCCTCCTGACAGATGTCAACATGCTGCAGAAATTATTACAGATCTCCTTCGAAGTGTTCAG gctGGCAACCCTGGTGGACCAGGACCTGGTGGTCGAGGAAGGGGTAGAGGTCAAGGCAACTGGAACATGGGGCCTCCTGGTGGATTACAGGAATTCAATTTTATTGTTCCCACTGGCAAAACTGGATTAATCATTGGCAAAG GGGGTGAAACTATCAAAAGCATAAGCCAGCAGTCTGGTGCTAGAATAGAACTTCAAAGAAATCCTCCACCTAATGCGGATCCAAACATGAAGATGTTTACTATCCGTGGAACACCCCAGCAAATAGATTATGCACGGCAACTTATAGAAGAAAAGATTGGA GGTCCTGTAAATCCATTGGGTCCACCTGTTCCTCATGGACCCCATGGTGTTGTTCCTGGCCCACATGGACCTCCTGGGCCACCAGGTCCTGGTGCTCCCATGGGACCATATAACCCAGCTCCTTATAATCCAGGGCCTCCTGGCCCTGCACCTCA TGGTCCTCCAGCTCCATATGCTCCGCAAGGATGGGGAAATGCTTATCCACACTGGCAGCCACCAAATCCGCCAGATCCAG tGTCCCTGATCCTGACTTTGCCCAGTATGCTGTATTATGTATTTCTAGTTTTTGTTCACGTATATGAAATTGCTCCTCAGAATATGGTACACAGATCTGCTCAATCCTTCCTGACTATTAAAACTTCTGTTGAACTGTTGCAAGTAAAGTGGATAGGATTATGTGTTTTGAGGCTTTGCTTATAA